In Chelatococcus sp. YT9, the following proteins share a genomic window:
- the istA gene encoding IS21 family transposase, with product MELYLKVRLACSEGMSRRQAAKHFNISRDSVAKMLSYSTPPGYRRRSPVRRPKLDAFVSTIDRWLDEDRQVPRKQRHTAKRVFDRLRDECGFTGGYTIIKDYMREREQRRQEVFVPLAHPPGHAQADFGEAMVVIGGIERKARFFVLDLPHSDACYVRAYPAAVSEAWVDGHIHAFAFFGAVPQSIVYDNDRCLVAKILPDGTRKRAVLFSGFLSHYLIRDRYGRPGKGNDKGSVEGLVGYARRNFMVPIPQFATWDEFNVWLEEQCRKRQHDRLRGENETIGERLQRDLAAMHSLPASPFDACDQASAKVTAQSLVRYKTNDYSVPVAFGHQDVWVRGYVDEVVIGCRGDIIARHSRSWEREDVVFDPLHYLPLIEQKINSLDQAAPLQGWDLPGEFATLRRLMEARMNKHGRREYVQVLRLLESFELADLHAAVKQALHLGAVGFDAVKHLLLCRVERRPPRLDLSIYPYLPKANVETTSAKAYMRLLSTNAGEAA from the coding sequence GTGGAATTGTATCTGAAGGTCCGTCTGGCCTGCTCGGAAGGGATGAGCCGGCGTCAGGCGGCGAAGCATTTCAACATATCGCGCGACAGCGTAGCCAAGATGCTGTCGTATTCGACCCCTCCGGGCTACCGTCGGCGGTCACCGGTCCGGCGGCCGAAGCTCGACGCGTTCGTTTCGACCATCGATCGCTGGCTGGACGAGGACAGACAAGTGCCGCGCAAGCAACGCCATACGGCCAAGCGGGTGTTTGACCGGCTACGAGACGAATGCGGGTTCACCGGCGGCTACACGATCATCAAGGACTACATGCGTGAACGGGAACAGCGTCGCCAGGAGGTGTTCGTGCCGCTGGCGCATCCGCCAGGCCACGCGCAGGCCGACTTCGGCGAGGCGATGGTGGTGATCGGCGGCATAGAACGGAAGGCGCGCTTCTTCGTGCTCGACCTGCCACATAGCGACGCCTGCTATGTTCGTGCCTATCCGGCGGCGGTGTCGGAGGCCTGGGTCGATGGCCACATCCATGCGTTCGCCTTCTTCGGCGCGGTGCCGCAGTCGATCGTCTACGACAACGACCGCTGCCTGGTGGCGAAGATCCTGCCCGACGGCACGCGCAAGCGCGCGGTGCTGTTCAGCGGCTTCCTGTCTCATTACCTGATCCGGGACCGTTACGGCCGTCCCGGCAAGGGCAATGACAAGGGAAGCGTCGAGGGCCTCGTCGGCTATGCGCGGCGCAACTTCATGGTGCCGATCCCGCAGTTTGCGACATGGGATGAGTTCAACGTCTGGCTGGAAGAGCAATGCCGCAAGCGTCAGCATGACAGACTGCGCGGCGAGAACGAGACGATCGGGGAACGGCTGCAGCGCGATCTTGCTGCCATGCATTCATTGCCGGCTTCGCCCTTCGATGCCTGCGACCAGGCCAGCGCCAAAGTGACGGCGCAGTCGCTGGTGCGCTACAAGACCAACGACTATTCGGTGCCGGTCGCCTTCGGCCATCAGGACGTCTGGGTCCGGGGCTATGTCGACGAGGTGGTGATCGGCTGCCGCGGCGATATCATCGCTCGCCATTCCCGCAGCTGGGAGCGGGAAGACGTCGTCTTCGATCCGCTGCACTACCTGCCGCTGATCGAGCAGAAGATCAATTCACTGGATCAGGCAGCGCCCTTGCAGGGTTGGGACCTTCCCGGGGAGTTCGCCACGCTGCGCCGCCTGATGGAGGCGAGGATGAACAAGCACGGCCGGCGCGAGTATGTGCAGGTGCTGCGCCTGCTGGAAAGCTTCGAACTCGCCGATCTGCATGCGGCGGTGAAGCAGGCCCTGCATCTCGGTGCGGTCGGCTTCGACGCCGTCAAGCATCTTCTCCTGTGCCGGGTGGAGCGCCGGCCACCGAGACTGGATCTGTCCATCTACCCCTACCTGCCGAAGGCGAACGTCGAGACGACCTCGGCGAAGGCCTACATGCGTCTTCTGTCGACGAATGCGGGAGAAGCGGCATGA